In Mercenaria mercenaria strain notata unplaced genomic scaffold, MADL_Memer_1 contig_682, whole genome shotgun sequence, the following proteins share a genomic window:
- the LOC128554720 gene encoding uncharacterized protein LOC128554720 has translation MGTYLDQCRTYSFGEREVYFSGVHQTRFRYARLVQENGRWRLEIKNTNSAREQTQSTQNNASQKPLKCDTQRRQYPHGERGNNHLDRNHSEATSELSCERYSHQAESSGIQETVHLQELNYRTPHGDQGWHAAGPYMHEFHDPSSSTTAAIDRELVNYHLDSDEVRMVLSEGYSLTDMTYVVEAILRGSDIYIFKLDYTKYMESYPTQPGIGVLPCPHHCLSL, from the exons ATGGGGACTTATTTGGACCAATGTCGCACATACTCCTTTGGAGAAAGGGAAGTGTATTTTTCAGGTGTGCATCAAACAAGGTTTCGATATGCTAGGCTTGTGCAAGAAAATGGTCGCTGGAGGTTAGAGATAAAGAATACCAATAGCGCCAGGGAACAAACACAGTCTACCCAAAACAATGCTAGCCAGAAACCTTTGAAG TGTGACACACAAAGAAGACAGTACCCACATGGGGAACGAGGAAATAATCACCTCGATA GAAACCACAGTGAAGCAACTAGTGAACTATCATGCGAGAGGTATTCCCATCAAGCTGAATCCAGTGGAATACAGGAAACTGTACATCTACAGGAACTGAACTACAGGACACCACATGGGGACCAAGGTTGGCACGCTGCAGGTCCATATATGCACGAGTTTCATGACCCAAGCTCATCAACAACAGCAGCTATAG ACCGGGAGTTGGTCAACTATCATCTTGATTCAGATGAAGTGAGAATGGTTCTTTCAGAAGGATACTCTTTGACAGATATGACCTATGTTGTGGAAGCCATTTTGAGAGGTTCAGATATCTACAtttttaagctcgactatacaaagtatatggagagctatcctactcaacccggcatCGGCGTCCTTCCGTGTCCCCATCATTGCTTAAGtctttag